TTTATGAGTAAAAAAGATATAGCACAATACCGgatattttttgcttcagtttaaaattattccaaaatataatttacattatttagtATGATTTCAATATCAAAGAATTATGGGAGActaagaaataatattatttataaagaaaaGGTAATGAGGTCAAATTACATTGGGCTAATCAtataaaaagatattttgtccagaaaagttaattatttctttcttaCATTAAATAACTAGCACAGCTGATTCCCGAATAACGCAgtgattcaatattttaaattacagtACAACCTGTTTATCCTGAACTAATAATTACATTGGATGATTCAAACTACAAACCACTTactaccgaaaaaaaaaacaaaaaatattagtttgaTAACATACATTAAGAACATAATATGCAACCTTTCAGAcagtttatacattttttttaaattaaattttaacaaaaactgaGCAGACATAATGAATAGATATTACATATAGAGTATCTCAAATTTCCTCGTTCAACCAATAATTTTGTAGTGAATGaaggcaataaattttaaataaatatatgcaAACAATGTACTGGTAAATTGAATCGTGCATGAATGTGGATATTGCTAACAGCACCCTTTGCGAAtcttaatttccaaaattatatAGGATGTatacttgaaattttggtttctcaatttttgttatacgTCACAGCaatacaatttattatattttgtcacttttaaGATAATAAGCATTTTAgtcttcaaaatttatatttttacaggTACAAAACAATTTGAGATACCCTCAAggtatatataaaatatttcttatacCTGGATAATATAAGCGTGTAAAATTGAATgctgtgaaaaatttgatgattttatTCTGATTAATGTTTGCATCCTTTAGCATGACTGCCCAtaatttcatattaatgaaTATTCATATTAACAAATCACTTGCTACATTAAGTCTTTAATTTCCACTATTTggattcaattaaaataaaaacgttcaTTATTCGAAAGTGGCAgaacaaaacaatatttttacacaATTTCAAAGATTGTATTAATTTACGAATATGTGGTAACCTGTTATGTAAGTTTAGGCAAAAACTCTTTTGGAATAGTGcagcaaaataaaacaatataaagATATTTGTGTTATATTGACTTTTACGATCATGTTTATTTCGGAGCCGTTAAAAATTAGTGAAGTGGTTTTTCTACAAATAGAACTGAGCAGAAAATAAGTATGCAAGGACGGATTTTGTGTCTACAAAATTATGGTTTAAGTGAATCCAGCGACTTCAAAAAGCTTACTGAATGACTAGAGATTCAGATTAGAGCATGTTCAGTTTAAAAAGGTTATACTGTGCTTCCAAAATTGACTTGaccatttcaaaattaatacatCAAATTTATGAGTGAGCCAaccttcatttaaaaaaaaaaaacataacaaacAATTCAATTTAGTATAAACAAACAGATCACAATCTTGGTGGCAGCTTAAGACTTAGGAACTGACAAGCAAGTCCAATAACCTAATGAAGCATCTAAACAAAGTAATCGGCCGTCCACATGTCTTCTCAAAACTGGATCTGAATGTTTATGTTCTTTTGATTGTTCTTTATCTTTGTCCTTTATTTCCCATATTTTTACAACTCCTGAAGCAGTCCCACCACACAACTGTTTGCCACTATTGCTCCACAACAAGTGAAGCACAGAAGATTCCTTATTTTTAAACTCATGGTAAACTTTGGACGTACTCACATCCCACAATCTCACTTTTTTGTCATCACTAGCACTGGCTACATACTGTCCATTTGGAGAGAAAGCTATTGCATATACTTCTCTTTTTGCCGCATGTAACAACCGAACAGTATCGGCAGAATTTATACACCATATTCTCACATTCCTGTCTGCAGATCCTGTGGCAATATATAATGAATTAGGGTGGAAATCTATACTGGTAACTGCATCTGTATGACCCGCAAAAACCCTTAATACTTCTCCAGATTTCAAATTCCACATTCTTGCTGTTCCATCATGTGAACCTGATgctaaatatttggaatttccaCTTATTGAAAGACAATAAATTGGACTCAAATGTCCATATAGTCTTTTGACAAATTCAACTTTCTTAAgactgtatatacatatactaCAATCAGCTGACCCTGTACAGATAACATCATTGTCAGGACTTAAAGTGATACAATAAATTTGCTTTGAGTGATGGATGAACCTGATATGATTTACTTGCTCAATATTATAAATGCAATCAACTAATACTTGCAAGGGCATTAGCCTTAATATATTGCCTTCAGCAAATGCTGCTAGGCCAGTGGAACTTCTCATAAAACCACATGTAACTGCATTTTTGGTATTAACTATTTTAACATTACAAACACTGGCTGGTAATTTActggtttttttaataagactCCTTAACTTACTTCTTTGACTAGTAACTTGATATTTTGCTTGAGAATTGTCTTTGCTGCccaaacaaaacttttttgtgcttttATTCTCATCATTATCACTTTTTATGTTAAACCATTTAGAGCCAATCCAGTGCTGCAAAGCTTTTTCCTGTAAATGCAGCTTACTGTTAAAGGATGAAAGACTACCATCTTTGGGGAGTTGTTGCAGAAAcctattgtaatttttatgacTTTCAAGGGATatgtaaaaatcattttctgaCACTATCCTGAAGTCAAACCAAGTTTGAAGAGATTGCAGGAGCAATATATGTGAATCTATATTGAAAGTGTCcacaacaaatttttttaaaagacctAATGATTCTGGCTTAATATAAGCAACAACTTTCATCGATCTGAATTGGTCTTTCAGATTATGAAAATCTGGATCTTCAGATCCATTCAATACTATTTCATCATGTGTAGTATCTAGATCTACAGCATTGAGAATGTGTCTGACACTATCATCACATTGTGACTTATTAACCTTTTCAACATGTGCTTTAAAGAATGATGTACTAGATGCCACAGCTTCTTGTGACTTCCCAGTGCTGAGCAGGTCTAtgtaaaaatgacaaaacagaGGCCCCACCAGCTTCTCAACATCATGACACTGGCGTTTCACTTCAACTTGCTCTTTTAACCACAGCACAAACTTTTGAAACATATAGCTATACTCCATTTGTAAAAGATCAGATTCACTGATGAAATTGTCCATAACAGAATTGGGTCTGCGAATACTGCTCTCCGAAAGAGCGCGTTTTAGGGCTGTTTTCTTTGAAATCGTGCGAGGTTTAACATTGGAGAACTGCCTTCTTTGTAGATACACTGACAAAACGGACTTTATATTATCACTTTTAGGCCGTTTAGTTCTATTATTTTCTCGTTTTCCATCATCCATATTACTGTAAATGCatctattttattaaattgtattcATAAACTAAtgcaaacaaacaaattaacacAAAATTACCAGACAAACTCCCGTTAAACACTCTTCGCATTATTAAGGTTATGTTCGCCCCGCCTTGTCAATTTTGTCATTCAATAACCGAGTTAAATGCCTACGTCAAGCTCCAGCAGTACAAGTGCGAAAATTACTAGTGACATCTAGTGACAACAACGTATAAACGAGTAGCTGGAACACGTCGTGGACGCCAGTTCTAGCtcctttaaataataattagattAGAGTTGTTAGAACTGTTAACTAATTGCTTTTCTTAAAGCTGGATATTAAATGAACAAAGCCTTATATagccaaatacctttaaataGAATGTTAAATACCTTAACTTTGTGGGCAACGATGTATTAATGTTAATAGTTAACACGAGAAAGGTATAAATATGTGTAATCACAacgcaaatataaaaattgcgtGCTAAAGTTCATTACTCATTTGAAGTTAAGGATAATTCTTtcgcttatttattttaagttttcatttgAGTCAAATGCGGGTAAAGTCTCAAGCAGCATTACTCTTTATATACACATCTGTTACTGATTatactttttcaattaacgTTTTTCCCGAGTAAAATCAGTTTTGGAAAGTACATACGGACATACTCCAAATAATTGCTACAATGAAATGCTGCGGTCGTCTTAGACCTTTGCAATACTGTGATGGTTTATTTTTGGATTGTAGTTCTTTGTATAACAGAAAGTAAGACACTCTCGTCAGCACCTCTAATAcactcatattttttaaattaatttctgcaCCAAAAAGCTTGTCGTTTACCTATTTAAAacctataaaacaaaaaaaaatttggaaagtgtACATATGATctaaaatattatacaaagGACCGCAACCTAAAAACCAATCTTTATAACCATTctcaaaattatcaaataaataacaagTTATACATACAAAACCTCACCTCGCCAAATGCTGTTTTGGTAAATTCGGAACGGCCTCAGGATTTCCAACCAATGCCCCCTGATCTGCCATAAGATAAGCCAGGTGCCGTCTCCTATATGTTTCAATCATAACTTCATTTAAGGAGCTTGTGAGATGTGTAGACACCTAATGCATAATCCATTTAGATTAGGTACCTTCACAAGCACCTCtagaatgtaaaaaaaaacgaacctCAAACAGCTTATCAACATCATCAATATCCCCTGGTATGTCCGATAATGCGTTAAAAATCTGAGCAGAATTttctaaagtttttaattgaggctctttaattttcaacatagCGAGGGTGACTTGAAACAGGACTAATGACCCCTCAAAAAAGAATAGATCCCAAATTCTgagcaaaattttcatatggACGACGTTGGCGTATAATGTGAGGAACCACTGCATTGTTATCAAGGATAGTTCTATATCATGGTTCCTAAGAACTTCATCAGAATCAGGTAAATAGTTTGAGATTAAGTTTCTGAGCACTTTCTGGTCAGCTTGAATGCCTAAAGTGTGTCAAACCATTCTGTAGtgtttaaatagaaattttctcATATAATTACCAAGTAATGTAGAACTATAATAAGAAGCAGGGAGAAGATCTTCAACTATGGTAACCATAATCCAAAAGGCATTTTCTTCTTCCACAAATAACAACAATGAGGCAGCAATAATGCCCAAGCCTTGGCAATAGCTGCAATAAATCTCTGCATTTGCAGTTAACCAAACTTATATTTTCCATTAGCACCCACCCAATATCTGGATATAACCAAGCAACTCCTCTTAAAATTCTGCGTAACCGTGGAATTCCAGTACTATTTGCATTACTGTAGCAAGCATTTGTGGGCATTATATGCAACAGATCTTTTTCTATCTGCTTAGACGTCATCAAGGAATCATTACTAGACATCCTTACTATTTCCTTGTAAATTAACTCAGActgctgttttttttccaaagctCCACACATTCGCATCCATAGTTGAGGTCTCAAAGAGTGTGGAATACCAGATCGAACCTACAAAGAGAAATTTGTTTCAGTGACAAAATTGAGAagtctaatttaaaaaaataattttggattACCTTCATCATTATGTGCGTAAGTTTCTATCAGCTATTGACATGATGAGACACAATTATTTAATAGATGCAAGCAAATACTGCAAAACCTATCATAAGACCAACTTACCATTTGGGAAAGTTTATCAGTTCTTGGAATTCTTATCTCAACTTTATCCCAAGTTAATTCTGACACTTCCTTATTATGAGAAAATTCCAAATGTGCAACCCATTGGAGCCTATGCTGAGGGTCTTCAACAAGTGGAATTCCAAGGAGCTTATTTGAGCTCTGTTCAGGCCCATCCTCTTCTTCTACTCGGAATCCAAACTCATCAAATCTGACAAAAACAAATGCACCATTACATTTatgcttaaaatattttaagttggAATACAATAGagctaaaattatattatagaTTCAGGTAacatattgttaatataaagTCCAAAGGTTTAACATCAGCAAATACATAGGGGCATTCAGAAATCACCATAATTTTATTGGTAAGATAGGCTTGCAAGACAAAGAAGTGTAAAGTGCATATGTGAAATGTTAGCAAAATTGACTGTTTACAGATAGACCACGCTTACAAAATAGATATGTTCATTGTTATCATCACTGCTTATTTCCTATTATTTATGTGATGGAACTATTTCAttacattataatttttttccttttttcaaaaaatagaaGTTTTTGCAATGACAAGACAAGGCATGTCCACACTTCCAAAGTATTATTATGTTATATATaactttaattgaaattcttaTGTTAACCATAACAGATAATCATATGTTAATATTACACTATATGAA
This region of Euwallacea fornicatus isolate EFF26 chromosome 3, ASM4011564v1, whole genome shotgun sequence genomic DNA includes:
- the LOC136350686 gene encoding transcription initiation factor TFIID subunit 5-like; translation: MDDGKRENNRTKRPKSDNIKSVLSVYLQRRQFSNVKPRTISKKTALKRALSESSIRRPNSVMDNFISESDLLQMEYSYMFQKFVLWLKEQVEVKRQCHDVEKLVGPLFCHFYIDLLSTGKSQEAVASSTSFFKAHVEKVNKSQCDDSVRHILNAVDLDTTHDEIVLNGSEDPDFHNLKDQFRSMKVVAYIKPESLGLLKKFVVDTFNIDSHILLLQSLQTWFDFRIVSENDFYISLESHKNYNRFLQQLPKDGSLSSFNSKLHLQEKALQHWIGSKWFNIKSDNDENKSTKKFCLGSKDNSQAKYQVTSQRSKLRSLIKKTSKLPASVCNVKIVNTKNAVTCGFMRSSTGLAAFAEGNILRLMPLQVLVDCIYNIEQVNHIRFIHHSKQIYCITLSPDNDVICTGSADCSICIYSLKKVEFVKRLYGHLSPIYCLSISGNSKYLASGSHDGTARMWNLKSGEVLRVFAGHTDAVTSIDFHPNSLYIATGSADRNVRIWCINSADTVRLLHAAKREVYAIAFSPNGQYVASASDDKKVRLWDVSTSKVYHEFKNKESSVLHLLWSNSGKQLCGGTASGVVKIWEIKDKDKEQSKEHKHSDPVLRRHVDGRLLCLDASLGYWTCLSVPKS